The region AAGTCGATGATGATGCCGGTCGCGCGATTGTCGTACGTGGctcgtcgttgaagaaatAGGGAAGCGACTGACAGTTGTCGGCTTTCACGGAACGCTTGTGCATTGTGGTAACTGAATGCATCCTCTGAGGAGGGTGAAAAGCAATCGAAAACCTGGTAACACGACTTTTTTCGAACATATCCGGGATATAAACTGTTCAACTGATCGAGTCCGAATCCGCTCCCATCGCGGCAATCACTGTCTTTCTCGGCGATCGAATGCGTTCTCACTCGGTTTCCCTCGCCGTTTTACTGGCGAAAAGGGTGTACCTCTTGCTCGAAGGAGCCGATGAAGCTGGTTTCTTTCGAACCTcccgtatatatatatatatatatatatatatatgcccCTCACCCGAAGTCGAAAAAGCGCTCTATGACAGCCGAAAACTGCGTTATTTattcaacgacgaattgcACGTTCGATCTCAGTAGCGGTGAAGGCGAGATCGAATTAAATCAGGCAGACATTATTAGATTTTTCCGTAGGAACGAACGTACATATTGCGACACAGACAGCCTGCGTAGCTCAAGGATATCCAAACAAAGACGTGACTCCCAAAACTTCACACATCCGATGCTGTCTCGAGGCAATTTGATTCGCAGAGCCCCTATCTGATCAGTGATGTCGTTGGATTTAGCTTAATTATTCTTGGCTTCTCTTTGCAAAGATTAGTTGCTGAAAAgtttcaattattgcagGTCTTGCCGGATACCATAGCATGGGCACTGGCATGTAGTTTCCTATTTCGTAGCTCGCTGTGTACGTAAACGTACCACCACCATCTGCTCCACTTCTATTGGTCGCGTAGTACTTGTACAGTACTTGCGACTATGCCTTGCTCATCCGCAGATGCGCTTGCTGCGCTtagcttaattaatgaacTTTCTGTTGGAGATATCCATGTATGTGACGGAAGAGGAAGTCCTCTATCGAGACATGTCAGCGTTGCTTTTAGGCCATGATTCGCAGTCTCATTCTTTTGTAGCCTGATATTTTAGGAGACCCTAAATTTAGGTGAAATAAATATTCCACAGAGACATAAATAAAGTACAGTATTACATTTAGAAGCTTCATAGTTAGGGTGTTCAACGCTTTTTGGTCTCTATATACACTGAGCTAGCTCTTTCGCTTTTCATGTCCGGTTCTAAGGAACTTTTCGTGAGAAGTGCTCAGTACGAAGTTACACTTTAGACAAAGTTTCAGTCCAGCTTTGCCATGAACGTAAGCAACCGCAGTGCTTTTCTTTGCCCGCCACTGAACGGCTCGACTGTTCAATTTTTAGAGTTCAAGTATTCCACGCTAAAAAAGACAGGAGTTGAAGCGGCTTTCTGGGCACTTGCCATCTCGGCCATTTTTCTAAACGCACTTGTGATTGCTGCAAGATGCCGGTATTCTCGTTATCGTACTTCGTCCGtgtctcttcttctcgtcaacTTGGCGGCGTCcgactttcttcttgcaactggaaaaattgtttttctcgttACAACGCAACTGGTGACCAGTTGGTGCGACGAAGCTACTGACACTACAAAGAACCTCTGCTACGGCGTCCACATTTTGCCTAACATTTCTATTTCGATGATGATTCTGTTGTGGTTAGCAGTTTCAAGTTTTGCTTTAAGGGAGATCGTTGGCTGCTTTTGCTGCTCCATTAGTCCTACCTCAAAGCACTCCACCAGTGCAATTCTTTTTATCCTTTGGCTGTTTTCTGTAGCATACGCTGTGTACATGACGCTAAGCTACACTCGGGTCCACAATTTTACAATTGAAGTCGGTGGACGCTTGTTTCTGAACTGGCATACGTGCTGGGCATACGATATGGCCCATCAGATGACAAAGCTGCTGCGCGCAGAGACCTCATACTTCTTAGCTTCTACGCTGCAATTGTGATTGTTGTAATTGTTTTATACTTGACcgttgtcatcgtcgtctacTGCACtacaaaagcgaaagaaaccCAGTTTCGAAGTCGACTTGGATGGACTCTTATTATGGCAATTTTGGTTGCGGTAcctctcgtttttctgcaaatCGTCTGGAACTTTCTTCTAGTTTTGAATGCTGACAAACTTGGTGACCTTCTCGAGCGCAGCTATGCAACGAACCTTGGCATAGCTGCtgattttttgattatttctgtATCGCTGTTGACCCCTCTTCAATTACTATACTGACAAAGATAAGCTGTCAAAACCTCTTTGGACTTAGCTGTAAGTGCCTTCTGAGTGAAAGAGACGACAGCTTTCCTCCCACAAGTTTAGTGGATGAAACCGCATCAATATTTACAGATGAAAGTAATACACGAGGGAGTATCCTTTCTTCTTGGGAACTACAGTAGCGTTAACTAGCTGATCCCCGGTTTCAATTTCGATTTGGACGCCCTATCACAGCTACTACCACTGCCACAAGCAGACGCTCTAGAAACACAAAGAGACAATAGAATGACTAAATAAATTATCAGTGGATGACGTGcgtttatttttcttctctttcctctgAATAATCACCTCAGTTGGTTCCAAGCTACACTCGGCTTTCTTTCCTAATACCCGCTGACGCCCTCACTCAATTGATGTTTGAATCCCTcacgaaaatatttcaaagtACACCTAAGATCCCCATACGGGTAGAATTCGACAAatagaagaaattcttcctCTCTTTTAGATCATATGATGCTGTTTAGGAAGGCGCACGTGCACTCTAGCCGCTATGTTCCTATGAAAAAATGGTAAATGTGTCTCACTGGCTGATACTAAATTTAGTCTCTACCTTCACGCTCCCAACTTACGCTAAGCCCGTATAGTCTTTTAATACGTCCGAGATGCAGCAAATCGTCGCTAAGTCGATGGTAACGGTGGCGTGAgtgtcgtcgacggagaaacAGCGAAGCGACTGGCAGTTTTCGTCTTTCACTGAACGCTTTTACACTGCAGGGCTTGAATGCATTATCACAGATGagtgaaaagaaatcgaaaagcCAGGGAACTCGAATTCTGTTTCAAATTATCCGGGATATCCACACTTTATCGCGATCGATCCGAATCCGTTCCCATCGCAGCAATCGTCGGTGTTCTCGGCGATCGAATGCTTTCTCACTCGGTTTCTCTTGCCGTTTAACCGGCGAAGAAAGTGCAAACCCTGCTCGAAGGAGCAAATGACGCCGGTTCCTTGCCGACCTCCCGTATATCGATTGTTCTTCCATCTTCCCGGTGAAGCGTTTCCTCACCCAAAGTCGAGAAGCGCACCGTGACAGCTACTCGCTACGTCTCTCCTTCAAGAACGGACGAAATATAGGCCTAGTAGAGCATATGGATCGATGTAGAAGTGAAATTCTCTCCATATAGGGACGAACGTAGATAATTAGTTACTGCCCTCCACCACCTACTGCTACACTAGTGTCGCGCGACCGGCGGAATCGACTTGTGGCGCGAGAAGCTCCCTCTTGGCGTATTTTAGTGTGAATTGGTTCATGAGCTTTAATGCATGCTGCAGATAGCCTTGAGATACTAGCTGGCTCACTCATTCAAATGGAGTTGTGTTTTTGTGAGCTTTCACCGAGTGCTAAATGACGTTTCATCAATGACGCAAACAAAGGAGGACGCCACCATTAGGGTATAGCCGATTCTTTGACGGCAGGAGTGATTTCATAGTCTCTATGGCTGTGTATTCATATCTAATAAATTTTTCGACTACACTACTGTACAGCACAGTATTAATAAAAAGATAGATGTGTCACCACCTGCAGTGCACTATTCAATAACAAAGACACGAGCATGcacagaaaataaaataatgcAGGCGTAGATTATTAATATCTAGATGCAAAAAAATGGCCATTTCATTAACTGGCTTAACACTGAGCAAAAAGAGTCTCATATTTTTTCACGATCTCTCTCTTGCATACTCCCGCCTCTTTACACCATTTCAACAGCTTGTCCACTGTCGGTTGGAACGGTTCCTTCCTTGCCCAGCTCTTGAGAACATCCAACAGACGAACCTTATAATTTTCACTCTTTTCTTTGATCTCTTGAATTTCATGAtcttctaaaagaaaacttGCCAGCACAGCCCACTTAGATGCACCGACAAGAgcacaggcttttagaaCATTATCCGTTACATCGTCAGTATTGCTCGGAAACTGCACTgtattaaaaataaaaaaagataacatgtataaaaaattttcgatGTTTTCTGTACCTGATGCTGATTGATGCCTAACATTCGGTAAATTATTTGTTAGGACAAATTCGTCAACAGATCTAAAACTATCAATAAACACATTCAGTTTAAACTTAAATTTAGCCATTACTTATTTTGGTCAGATTTCTTTTCGGATGTCAAAGGCAAATAACCTTCATCGTTCAAAATCGCTTGTGGCTTCTCCTAAACGttgaaagcaaagaagaTGATGCACAAAAGGACAACGCTATTTTACATTGGCATCTACCTTTCCGTTCAATGCAGCGTATTGAAGTAATGTCGCAGCAAATGGATTATTCAAAGCAgacaaaatttcttttatgTCAAACTTCGTTGACCAAGCGAGTGGAAAACCGGGTTGTGGCAAACCGGGTTGGCTCAAATACACGCAACTCTTAAGCGGGGCGTCGTCGGTGTCGGCAGGCACTTTGGCTAAACCGCATTTAGATTCACTCTTGCAAGAAAGTGGATTTCCAGCGCCACTAGCTTGAAACAAATCAGAGACggtgtctttttctttagaattgACTCCGGtagatgaagaaaaatccATAGGTAACGGCAACTTAACAGGTCGGCGgcactctctctctctttctccgaCACGTTTAGTATCAAATGATTCCATACTACAGCCGCCATTCCAACCACGTCTGATAACGTCCGCACTCTCTTCGTGCCTCttcgagacgaaaacgctgCAGAAAGGATCAATCGACTGTTCGTGTAACTCTGACCAAGATGCCACGTCAGGAATAAACGGACTTCGATCAATTGGTATCTCTGGAAGCCCTCCGTAAACCCAATCaatgtcttcgtcgttgGAGGAAGCAAGGACTGTTACGGGAAGCTCATAAAGAAGCACAGACGTTCCGGCAACGTAGGCTTCTATGACAGCATGAACTTTATGTTGATCATTGTGCCGCAAGTGATTCAAAACTTTGCATTTTGCGTCGAGATGAATCGGTCCGTAAGGACCTACaatgactttttctttcttgcaaGGCGACCAAATCTGTGCCAAGGTGCAGATTTTGCTTTTCAATATCTGTCGCCTTGTTGCACGCCGTAGTGATCGAAGCGGTTCAACTGAAGACTTGACGGATTGGAATGTTTCCGGTACGGCACTTGGATGGGGCTGCGTCTGTTCCCAAAGCCactcgtcgtcaatttcgaCGCCTTTCTTTTTAAGCCACTCGGCAATGACAATCATTTTGGGTAGCTCGCGAACTCTTTCAAAAACAATTGCCCCGTCAgcaacaacgtcgtcgtataTAGAAGAGAGGTAGTCCCCAAACTTGGGCGACGCCTTCGACTTAATTTGCATAATTGGATCAGTCGGAAAAAGAAGTCCATCGTCTGTTTCACACACTTCGACTTCTTTGCATTCCAGAAATATCGACCCAGAAGAGTGAACAGACCTGAAATCGTGCCAAGTCTTTATTCCGTCATTGAGGCAAGTATTCTCATTCCACGGTACGAATGTtatttcgccgtcgtcccCGCGTACGGGTTTAATGTTGCTTGCGAGCAACTTCATCCAAACGTCGGCTTCGATGGTAAGCTTGCCGAGGTGAGTTCCGCGCATCCACGAGGGAGAATAGCGGCAGTACTGACGTCCTGAGAAAGGATTAGGATGAAGAATAGattgaaaaacgaattttgGTCGGGTATTGTTGTAAAAGATGCTTCGCAGTACGCCAGCGAATTCGGCTTCTGTCGGagattcgatttcgtcaacACGAGCGTCTTCAAAGATGAGTATGGGACGTTTCTCGTTGCCAATCAGTTCGATCTTTACGCCTATAAGGCACTTTCCTTTATGGGGAAGAGTCTTGAAGTTGTCGGAGAAGGTGTGCTTCTTGGCATTGAAGAACGGTGCATTCTTCGCTTTGGATAAAGTAGCAGGCATTGTTTCTTCTGCCGTCTCTAGCTGCGAAAGTGACTGGGGCTTTGGGGACTCGCCCCGCATAAGGTTCGGGGACATCCCCCCTAGGAGAAAGAAGGGAATATCCCAGTTCAATTATGTAATGAGTATTGCGATGCTCGATCAACTTGCGCTAAGCAGCATAAAGCTCGTGTAGCATTTTACTAAAAATACAATACGTCCCAAACGGAGCTACTCGACGCTAAGTCGATGATGATGCCGGTCGCGTGAATGTCATGGCTCGTCGCTGCGGAAATAGGGAAGCGACTAGCAGTTTTCGGCTTTCACTAAACGCTTTTACATTGTTGCTCATCCTCTGATGCGGGTGAAAAGCAATCGAAACGCTGGCGAACTCGACTTTTTTCCCATTGTGTTGAACTTATCCGGGATATAAACAGTTCAACCGATCGCGTCCGAATCCGCTCCTATCGCGGCAATCGTTGCCTTTGTCAGCAATCGAATGCGTTCTCACTCGGTTTCCCTCGCCGTTTTACTGGCGAAAAGGGTAGAACTCTTGCTCGAATGAGCCAATGACGCTGGTTTCTTTCTAACCTCCCGTATGTTCGCCCCGGCTTCCTCACCAAGGATCCTCACCCCCAAAGTCGAGAAGCGCTCCGTGAAAGCCGAAAACTGCTATTTGCTACGCTATTTCTTCCACGGCGAAGTGCATGCCGATCTCAGTGCCAGCTAGGTGAGGGCATGTAGTGTAGGCGTACGTGAAGTCAGCTAGACAGTATTAGATTTTGCCATAGGGATGAACGGTCATATTGTGACACAGAAAACATCAAGACAGCATCGGTATCATCACTGCACATATGCTTTGTCAGCAACTCCATATGAACTAAAACATAAAGAGTTCCTCCTATTCTCCTCCGTTTTGTATTGAGCTCTTcacgttttctttgacgtcgtattCATATGGAACTAAAGCCTCAATTGACGTCTCGACCTTGTATACCTGGTACTAATGCCAATGGTCCTTTTAActaaatatatataatttaCTATTACGTAGTTGCCGTTTctttcaatattttttccCTCTTACTGTTAGACAAATTTTACGCtgtaagcattttttctgctgcagcTTTTATATACGGGTGATTATTGTTTGAGCAGGTAGGCGTGCTAATGTAATCTCATTAGTCTAATAAACAAGTGCCACGCCAGTTCTTTCTTgcttctgtttttttttgttttacaGGCACTTTCAAAGGCTAATTGGCTTCCCGCGCCTATAGAATGTCTCGTACACGTCA is a window of Oscarella lobularis chromosome 20, ooOscLobu1.1, whole genome shotgun sequence DNA encoding:
- the LOC136198842 gene encoding uncharacterized protein, producing MSPNLMRGESPKPQSLSQLETAEETMPATLSKAKNAPFFNAKKHTFSDNFKTLPHKGKCLIGVKIELIGNEKRPILIFEDARVDEIESPTEAEFAGVLRSIFYNNTRPKFVFQSILHPNPFSGRQYCRYSPSWMRGTHLGKLTIEADVWMKLLASNIKPVRGDDGEITFVPWNENTCLNDGIKTWHDFRSVHSSGSIFLECKEVEVCETDDGLLFPTDPIMQIKSKASPKFGDYLSSIYDDVVADGAIVFERVRELPKMIVIAEWLKKKGVEIDDEWLWEQTQPHPSAVPETFQSVKSSVEPLRSLRRATRRQILKSKICTLAQIWSPCKKEKVIVGPYGPIHLDAKCKVLNHLRHNDQHKVHAVIEAYVAGTSVLLYELPVTVLASSNDEDIDWVYGGLPEIPIDRSPFIPDVASWSELHEQSIDPFCSVFVSKRHEESADVIRRGWNGGCSMESFDTKRVGERERECRRPVKLPLPMDFSSSTGVNSKEKDTVSDLFQASGAGNPLSCKSESKCGLAKVPADTDDAPLKSCVYLSQPGLPQPGFPLAWSTKFDIKEILSALNNPFAATLLQYAALNGKEKPQAILNDEGYLPLTSEKKSDQNKSVDEFVLTNNLPNVRHQSASVQFPSNTDDVTDNVLKACALVGASKWAVLASFLLEDHEIQEIKEKSENYKVRLLDVLKSWARKEPFQPTVDKLLKWCKEAGVCKREIVKKYETLFAQC